A window of Bombina bombina isolate aBomBom1 chromosome 5, aBomBom1.pri, whole genome shotgun sequence genomic DNA:
ATGTCTAAGTGCACACATGTGTTCTTACAGTATCTATATGTGGCAGGGAATTTGTCCTGGTTGTGATGTCGAAGGCTGGGAGGATCTTGTAACTTGCCCACCACTAGAGGTTTCAGTTTGTGGTTTCCTGTTAAGTTTGCAGCTAACAGAATTGTAACACGGTCTTTAACTTTCCTGTGACCATCAGGTTGCTTGGCCAGCTTCATCTCATGCATCTGATCTGGCAACAATTTCCAGTATAGTCCAGTAATGTTGGCATTGTATATTTGCTCATCGCCATAGCCACCATCATTAGATGGTTGTTTTGGTGTTTCTGGATAAATAAAAACAGGCTCTACCTCTGTTGCCCTCACTTCTGTTTCACCATATATCCGTTGGCTTGATATGCCATGTCTCTTTTGCCAACGCCAGAACCAACCATGACTTGCCTTGAAAGTACATTCTTCCCCATAAATCTGCTTGGCAAATGCCTCTGCCTGTGCTTGGATAATAGGTCCAGACAATGGAATGCCTTGTTGTCGAAGAGTGATAAACCATGTGTACACAGCTCTGTCTATCTCTTCTTCATTGGCTAACCGCATTTTCTTTCTATGCGTACCCACGTCCCCACCAAGCTGGTCTAAAAACCATCTCAACTTTTGCTCGTCTTTCAGCCACCCACGAAGTGTTCCACCAGGCACTCCAAAATCTCTTGACACACTGGCTTGCCTTTCTCCATTCTTTACTCTCTCTATGGCTTCCAGCTTGTCCTTGATAGAGTATGCCTTGCGGAATGCCATCTTCACCATGGTTGGCGTACATTCTGCCTCTCCCAGAGTGGTTTCCAACATCTGTTCTCCATGACATGCCATACTGCAGCTCAATGGACTCACACAGGTGTCTTGTCATCAGCAAACAGGTTCAATGACAATTACCCAGAGCCAGGTGAGTGGGGACATGGTGAAGTGGTGCTGTGCCAAGTGAGGCCTGCACAGGCTTGGTGAGGTACAGAGGAACGCACTTTCCCCCTACTGGCAATACACACAACTCGGCCTGTCTTTTCCTTTCCCGTCAGGTACAACAACCAGAAACACCACCATCCTTGTAACACTAACTAAATGTGCCCAGGTGAGGCGTGTCCCGGGCACTCGCGCTTGCGCAATGCTGTAACCTATACGGCGACTCGGCGCATGCACAAACCTGCGCGCTTACCAGGCTGCGCAAGCGCAATAATTTTACCTACACGCCGGATAGACTGCGCAGGCGTATAGTTGGTTACGTCTGCGTGAAAGGTTGGTCACGTCATGACAGGTTAGCGCACGCGCAAGACGATTTTTTTGGACGCAAACGTGTGGACGAACTCATTTTTGTGTAATACAGGGGGAGCTATTTAGCAAACCTGAAGGATTTAGTTATACACAGTAAAATAATAGGTTAATAACTGCAGTATATTTTGTAATAAATGAGACTACAAGTCTGAGTACAGCTTTTTAGTGCAGATCTAACCTGCTTCTTCCGCGTGCCCCCCTGCACAGTGCGCTCGCCCGACTCGCTCTGTCTAGTAGTGCGTGTCACGTGGCCCCGCCCGCTCCTTCTCTCCTTACGCCGCTCTGACTGCAGAAGCTCGGTGTGAGTACCGGGTCGGGGTTAGGTTCTGGTACTGATTAGGGGATAGTGCGCCGTACAGACTCGTTAGTCCTGGTTTGTGGCTGAGATTTATAATTCAAGGGGTAGATGAATGGATTTACACACAGGGGGTGGGTAGATTGATGCTTATAGATGAGATATAGTGGTGGGTAGGATATTTATTGGGGAGTCATTAAGGGAGGGTTTATTGTGGAGCCTATATTGGTGGAGAGTTTTGTGGTCCCCAAATGCGAGGGTGAGATTTATTGGGAGGCGAGGGGTCATGTTTATTGGAGGGGTGAGGCTTATTGGGGAACCCATATGGGAGGGGTGAGGCTTATTGGGGAACCCATATGGGAGGGGTGAGGCTTATTGGGGAACCCATATGGGAGGGGTGAGGCTTATTGGGGAACCCATATGAGAGGGGTGAGGCTTATTGGGGAACCCATATGGGAGGGGTGAGGCTTATTGGGGAGCCCTTATGGGAGGGGTGAGGCTTATTGGGGAGCCCTTATGGGAGGGGTGGGGCTTATTGGGGAGCCCTTATGGGAGGGGTGAGGCTTATTGGGGAGCCCATATGGGAGGGGTGAGGCTTATTGGGGAGCCCATATGGGAGGGGTGAGGTTTATTGGGGAACCCATATGGGAGGGGTCATTTTTATTGGGGAGCCCATATGGTAGGGGTCATTTTTATTGGGGAGCCCCATGGGTGCTGATTTTTACTTACCATccaaatttaaagtgaaggttgTTACCTGTTTATCTTGAATTAAATTATCTGTCTAAAATTAATATGGCTTTCATTCATCATCTTGAATAAAATCGttgaagtgaatgtaaattttgattttaaagtgcctgttttttaaaaatttgattaaatacaggggcactttaattcatcaatttacatttcactcgtgttgtgaaaaaaaaattactttttaaacttgacagcagctccagcttcctctggtcttcgcaagccatttctgatgtcagtaaTGATGGATGGgtccatcctccaatcacggcttcccccctgggggaattgGTGTCTGATTcattgccgtgattggaggaagccggattcctcattttagacccaggaagaggctttgtgacgggtggtGGAGgctggatctgctgtcaagattaaaaggtaagttggttttttttttttttcacaacacgagtgaaatgtaaattttgatgaattaaagtgtccctgtatttaattgaatttttaaaaaccgttcactttagcatcaaaatttacattcactttaactatttaTTGCCCTAATCTATTTTTAGCTTATCAAATTcaaccctttttttaatttttttttttattgaatgatCACGTTCTTATTACATctaattgaaattctggccgttaggcagccTTCGATCCACGTCACCTGCCACCTTTTTAAAGTGCGCATGCGCTAAGGTCTCCTCCACGCGTGCTCCCATTTTGCGCATGCGTAATAGATTGAAGCAGTACTAGCCACATACATCACACTGTTTGTTATGGACTTCTCCGAAACTGAGAAGACCATCGCTGTACTTCGGATAAATACTATTATTAGTAAGTATTGATGTGCATCACCAAaattatacttatatacacacttcATTACTGATAGTATCGCATGCGCAGTATCTGTAGAAAACGgtaattcgcgcatgcgcaatagttaCGATCGTCGTGCATGCGCTTTGGAGATGCGTATAGAGCGGgcgggaccgctctatatgtcacaGCATAGAAAGTGCGAAAGTAGAGGTGGGGAGGAGTTTTCATGGAAACGTAAGGcagatatctatttataaaaaaaaatagcgaaattgataaaaaaaaaatattaaaattaacttAGGGAACAGCTTATTCTATTAAAGAgacggtcaacaccagaatttttgttgtttaaaaagaaagataatccatttattacccattccccagttttgcatatccaacacttataataatacacattttacctctgtaattatcttgtatctaagcctctgctgactgccccctaatttcagttattttgaaagacttgcagtttagacaatcagtgctcactccaaggtcactttacgtgcatgagctcaatgttatctatataaaacatgtgaactaatgccctctagtggtcaaaatgtattcagtttagaggcagtcttcaaggtctaagaaattagcatatgaacctcctaggtttagctttcaactaagaataccaagagaacaaagcaaaactggtgataaaagtaaattgggaaattgtttaaaattgcatgctctatctgaatcatgagttttttttgtttttttttggacttgactgtccctttaataatgtatgaATTTGTCTTCAAATcaagaaaactttaccttcacttaaaGACAATATTTTCCCTGATGTTTATTTCACAGATCGGAATCCTAATGCCACCCGTCTGGCTAAATTCTTTATGGGGATTGCTGTGAGCACATCCTGTCGGTCACTTTATGCTGCTTTCATTTAAACGtgtatatgtttatacacacacacaatcgttatagtgacagaattatacagTTTAATCCCTTAGAACATCACTAGCAACAATCCATTGTAATGTGTTTAATGGGACAGGAAaggcaaaatgaaacttgcatgatagaACAGATTCAGAacatagatcatgtgattttaaccaACTGTGTAATtgacttctatttaatttgttctctttgtaacttttttaagtggatacttaggtaggctcaggagctgattggtggctgaacatatgcctcatgttattggttcacccaatgcaTTAACTATCTCCCAGTGATTCATTGatgctcctttagcaaaggataccaagagaatgaagcaaattagataacagaagtgaattggaaaattgtttaaaattgcattctctgtttgaatcactaaagtaacattttgggtttgatgtcctttaaaattcacttctattttaaaatctgctttgtttttgttttttatcccttGTTGACAAAGAATACACACATCCTACATTATTGGtaaccagctgctgattggtgcctgcacacatttgtctcttgtgattggctaactagaggtgttaaagtaatggtaaagttGCTCTTCTCCGATCGTTTACGCAGGTAGTCTATCCTTCAATTAAAtcactgtttatttatatatatatataaattaataattgaaaaggtgttttttttttgttttgttttttttataatttcaattTTAAAACTTTTCACCTCGCTCCGCCTTCCATTGACTTCCTGGTCAATGCTGTATCTGATCTCCCGAGCGGTCCCACCAGCTCTCTACGTAAGCAACCAGACTTGCTCCCAGTGCAATCAAATGTGCACTTGCGCAAATTCTTCTCTACGTCACAATGTAAACAATGACTCGCGCTATTCATTGTGTAGTAGAGAGATAAGTTGTGTATCCTGTCACTGGGATCGTGATCCCCTAGAAATAACTAGCATTTTACATTATATCTATTATAAATTCAATGTGGgcataaagttatttatttatatatatatatttccggaTCAATAGA
This region includes:
- the TIGD5 gene encoding tigger transposable element-derived protein 5; amino-acid sequence: MACHGEQMLETTLGEAECTPTMVKMAFRKAYSIKDKLEAIERVKNGERQASVSRDFGVPGGTLRGWLKDEQKLRWFLDQLGGDVGTHRKKMRLANEEEIDRAVYTWFITLRQQGIPLSGPIIQAQAEAFAKQIYGEECTFKASHGWFWRWQKRHGISSQRIYGETEVRATEVEPVFIYPETPKQPSNDGGYGDEQIYNANITGLYWKLLPDQMHEMKLAKQPDGHRKVKDRVTILLAANLTGNHKLKPLVVGKLQDPPSLRHHNQDKFPATYRYCKNTCVHLDMLKEWFFEEFVPGVKRYLRRCCLQQKAVLLINQYPVKPPAEELQTPDGNIRVLFLSKNTRNKIQSMDQGVISSFKQLYKRELLKLMLSCDSTPSDFVRSFVLKDMIYLAGQSWNMIQAGSIEKCWLFGLRAAFENSSSTETDGEEYSSVFSDLINLAALAYKRMAPEDIADWVHLDDNIPVIDAFPEDRTSDCEITTLIVPGDSAGDDTSEDERKRAPIPSATEAIHGLETALRWLESQDPQKVGPLKIVQLRSLITTAQRLKQAQLLTKVTDCSGSS